TTCATGGACCGGAAGGCGTATCCTTTCGGCAGGCGGTTAGCGTACCGCTTTACCTTCAGCAGGGCCTGGAGGTAGTTTCGCTCGAAGGGGAGAATGACCTGGGCCGCCATGATGGCGCCGGGGCTCGTCTCCGAAAAGAAGAGATAGGCCATCTCCAGGTTCTCCTCGATGTCCATCTCGTCGTACCAGAGAGCCGCCAGCAGTTTCCGGAACTTCTTCTTCTCGTGTCCACCCACCATCTTCCGCACCGCCCGGTCGATCCTGTTCATCCCTGACCGCAGGATGTGCTCCGTGAGATACGGATCTCCCTTCGGCCAGGAGAATCCGGCGATATACTCCGCTTCCGCCTCGGGGAGCACCTGCTTCCGAAGCAGCCGCCCGAAGGAAGGCCGGAGGGAAACCGACGCCGGTTCCGGCGGGGCGTCCACCAGCTCCCGGAAAATATCCCCCGTGGAAAAGCCCCTTCGCTCGAAGGGTGAGTTGAGAAGCCAGGTCACGTAGCCGGGATCGAAGAGCCCCTTCCGTCCCGCCCTGCCTGCCATCTGGGAGAATTCGTTCTTCGAGACGGGCATGTCGGAATGGTAGTGGACGAGCTGGGCGAAGACCACAGTCTCGGCCGGAAGGTTCACTCCCAGGGCGAGGGCGTTGGTGCCGCAGACCACGTCGAGGATCCTCTCCCGGAAGGCCCGTTCCACCAGCAGCTTTTCCTTGGGCAGCATCCCCCCGTGGTAGATGCCGACCCCTGTGAAGAGGGGCGGCTGGATTTTCGGCACCTCGAGAATGGACGCGATCTCCTGGAGACGGTCCCGCTGCCCCGCCGAAATTTTCTTCCGGCTTCTGGAGGCCTGAAAGGCCAGCTCCACAGCTCCCTTCTGTGAGAACAGAAAGACCAGGGCATCCTTCAGCCCGTCGATTCGTGCCGGCTTTGCGGGGGTGAAGATCAGCTCCGTCTCCCGGCGGGTGTTTTCGTGCAGGAAGAATGTCCTCCCCGTTACACCGCTGAGGTAACCGGCCACGGAGGAAGCGCCCCCGAGGGTTGCCGACATGACGAGGACGGCGGTGGTGGGATCCGTGTCCCGGATGCCGTCGATATAGGCCCTTGCCCGGTCGGGATCGTCAAAGATATAGTGGAATTCGTCCACGATGAGTTTCTGGCCCGGGACGAAGGCGTATTTCAGGGAATAGATTTCCTGGGTGCAGCAGATAATGGAGGCTCCCTCGTTTTTCTTGAAGTCCCCCGTCTCGATGCCCACGTCGAACCCCATCTTCCTGAGGTCGAGGTACCGTTCGTTGCTCAGTGCCTTGATCGGGGCGGTGAAGATGATCCGCCCGCCTTCAGGGTAGACCGGGAACCCCTCCTCGTCGAGGATGCCGGCCCAGAGGTAGGCAACAAGCGTCTTTCCCGATCCCGTGGGGGCGGAGAGCACGGCGTTCTTTCCTCGGATGGCCCTATGGGCCCTGAGCTGCCACGGATAGTATGAAAAAGTGTCCAGGGGATGGTCTCCTTCCGCCCGGGGAAACGGGCCTGGGTTTATTTCCGTTTCTCATGGTATCACAAAACGGGGAGGGAAAAACATGATAAGATACTGCAATGAGAAGAAGGAGGTGTCCCCTTGGCCGAGTATCGGGTTGCGGCAGGAGAAGCGGAGGCAGAGGATGGAGAAGTGCTGGTGTTCAGGCTCGAAGCGCGGAAGCCCTATGCTTCCCGGCGCAGGGAGGATGCCTTCTGGATGAAGACCGGCGACGAGGTGACCCAGGCTGCAGCGGACGCCGGGCTGCCCTTTGAGGCGGTGACGTATTTTCTGAAGAAGGCCGGCAGCGTGTCCGGCATGCCGGTCAGCCTGTACGGGCCCCGGAAGGACGACGGATGGAGAGTGCTCACCAGGCCCGGCAGGAGCGGGAAAGGAGGATCCCTCATGGATAAAGAGAAAATCCAGTTCGAGGAAGCGAAGCTCATAGCCGAAGAGATCGCGAAACGGAACAGGGACTATCTGCCCGACGAAGAAGAGGAGATCGTTACCCCCGACGAGCTGGAAAACCTGATAAAGGGTGAATGAGGAGGCGGCTCCCTCCTGTAGTTTCGGAGGAGTGCCCGCCTGTTCTGTCATCCTGCTGTTGTGTAGCCGGAACGAAACGATGAAGGGGCAGGGGATGTTGTTGTGACGTGGGGCAGTGTGTTTCAGATTATCGGCGGCGTGGGGCTTTTCCTGTACGGAATCAAGCTGATGAGCGAGGCGCTCCAGTACCTTGCAGGCGACAGGATGCGGCAGCTCATAGGTTCTCTCACCAAGACCCCGATCCGGGGCGTCTTCATAGGTGCTCTTGTGGCCATGCTCATCCAGAGCAGCAGCGGCACCACGGTCATGACCGTGAGCTTCGTCCACGCGGGGCTCATGACCCTGAAGCAGGCCGTGGGCGTAATCATGGGCGCCAACATCGGAACCACGGTGATCGCCCAGATCGTGGCCTTCAAGATCAAGGACTTCTCCCTTCCCATCCTGGGTATCGGGGTGCTCCTCGTCCTCTTCGGGAGGACCAAGCGGCAGAAATACATCGGCAACGGGCTCGTGGGTTTCGGTCTCCTCTTCCTGGGCATGCAGACCATGGAAGCCTCCATGGCCTTTCTCCGGGACAGGAAGGACCTTTTTCTTGCCTTCAGCTCCAGCCCCCTGCTCGGCGTTTTCGTCGGCACGGCGGTCACCATGGTGGTCCAGGCAAGCTCGGCCACCATAGGTCTGACCATGGCCATGGCGGCCCAGGGACTTCTCACTCTGGACGCCGCAATTCCGATCCTTCTCGGCGACAACATAGGAACCACCATCACCGCGGTCATCGCCTCCATGGGGGCCAACCGGTCGGCGAAACAGGCGGCCACGGCCCATGTGCTCTTCAACGTCATCGGCGCCTGCATCTTCCTCGCCGCCCTTCCCCTCTACAAGCAGGTCATCGTCTCCACCTCGGGGGACATCAGCAGGCAGCTTGCCAATGCCCATACCATATTCAACGTGGCCAACACAATCCTCTTTCTTCCCTTTGTGTCCGTTCTCGTCTGGGTCATCCGGCACCTGGTCCCCGACAGGGGGGAGACCTCGGTGGCCGGGCCTATGTACCTGGACATGAAGCTCATCGGCGCATCATCCGCGGCAGCGGTGGACGCCGTGAAGAAGGAGATTCTCCACATGGGTTCCCTGGCGGCTTCCATGCTCCGGGACGTACGCCGGGCCTTCGAGGAAAACGACCCGAAGATGATCAACGAGGTGACCCAGACGGAGAAGGGCGTGAACGAGATCAACCGGTCCATCACCGCCTACGCCTCGGAAATCTGGCAGAAGGGACTGTCCAGCGACCTGTCCACGGTGCTCGGCTCCTATGTCAACGGCGTGGGTGACATCGAGCGGATAGGCGACCATGCCACGAACCTCATTGAACTGTACGAATACAAGATCGACCACGGGGTCGAGTTCTCCTCCCTCGCCATGGAGGAGTTCCGGGACATGTTCGACAGCGTCGAGGATGCCGTCCGCCTGAGCCTGGAGTCTCTCGACGAGGAGGACGTGGCAAAGGCGAAGGAAGTGGACCGGCTCGAGGATGAAGTGGACCGGAAGGAAAAGACCCTGAGGAAAAACCACATCACCCGGCTCAATCGGGGCGAATGCACTCCCCAGGGAGGCGTGATATTCATCGACATTCTCAGCAACCTGGAGAGAGTCTGTGACCATGCCCACAACCTTTCCTACATCGCCGTGGATATTTCGAAGCTCCACCGGTGACGGCGAAACCGGGGCATAAGGAAGGCGGCAGAGAAGAGCCCGGCGGAATGAACAAGGAAAACTCCCAGTATCTCAGGATGACGCAGATGCCGGTGGGCAGCCTTGTATTTTCCCTGGCGGTACCCACTATCATCAGCATGCTGGTGACGGCGGTGTACAACCTGGGAGATACCTATTTCGTCTCGAAGCTGGGAACAAGCGCTTCGGGAGCCGTCGGCATCGTTTTCTCGCTCATGGCCATTATCCAGGCTGTGGGTTTTACCATCGGCATGGGTTCCGGAGCCCAGATCTCCAGGCTGTTGGGTGCCCAGAAAACGGACGAGGCAAACAGGGTCGCTGCAAGCGGCCTTCTTGCGGCCGCCGCCTTCGGAACGCTTCTCTCCGTTTTCGGCCTGCTCTTTCTTGACGGCCTGATGCGCCTCCTCGGGGCCACGGAGACCATCCTGCCCTACGCAAGGGACTACGCGGCCTATATTCTGTACGCGGCACCGGTCATGGCGTCGTCCTTCCTGCTGAACAACATCCTCCGGGCCGAAGGAAAGGCAAGGTTTGCCATGGTGGGGCTGACGACCGGCGGGCTTCTCAACCTGCTGCTCGATCCGCTGTTCATCTTCGGCTTCGGAATGGGTATCGCGGGGGCGGCCATCGCAACGGCGATCAGCCAGTGCGTCAGCTTCTGCATCCTGCTCTCATGGTTTCTTCGGGGAAAGACCATCGTCAGGCTGGGGGCAGCGGGAATATCGAAGCGTCCCGGG
The window above is part of the Aminivibrio pyruvatiphilus genome. Proteins encoded here:
- a CDS encoding DEAD/DEAH box helicase, which gives rise to MNPGPFPRAEGDHPLDTFSYYPWQLRAHRAIRGKNAVLSAPTGSGKTLVAYLWAGILDEEGFPVYPEGGRIIFTAPIKALSNERYLDLRKMGFDVGIETGDFKKNEGASIICCTQEIYSLKYAFVPGQKLIVDEFHYIFDDPDRARAYIDGIRDTDPTTAVLVMSATLGGASSVAGYLSGVTGRTFFLHENTRRETELIFTPAKPARIDGLKDALVFLFSQKGAVELAFQASRSRKKISAGQRDRLQEIASILEVPKIQPPLFTGVGIYHGGMLPKEKLLVERAFRERILDVVCGTNALALGVNLPAETVVFAQLVHYHSDMPVSKNEFSQMAGRAGRKGLFDPGYVTWLLNSPFERRGFSTGDIFRELVDAPPEPASVSLRPSFGRLLRKQVLPEAEAEYIAGFSWPKGDPYLTEHILRSGMNRIDRAVRKMVGGHEKKKFRKLLAALWYDEMDIEENLEMAYLFFSETSPGAIMAAQVILPFERNYLQALLKVKRYANRLPKGYAFRSMKELNAVVDDIDPTIYGFEEKIGEIEDSLR
- a CDS encoding Na/Pi cotransporter family protein, with amino-acid sequence MTWGSVFQIIGGVGLFLYGIKLMSEALQYLAGDRMRQLIGSLTKTPIRGVFIGALVAMLIQSSSGTTVMTVSFVHAGLMTLKQAVGVIMGANIGTTVIAQIVAFKIKDFSLPILGIGVLLVLFGRTKRQKYIGNGLVGFGLLFLGMQTMEASMAFLRDRKDLFLAFSSSPLLGVFVGTAVTMVVQASSATIGLTMAMAAQGLLTLDAAIPILLGDNIGTTITAVIASMGANRSAKQAATAHVLFNVIGACIFLAALPLYKQVIVSTSGDISRQLANAHTIFNVANTILFLPFVSVLVWVIRHLVPDRGETSVAGPMYLDMKLIGASSAAAVDAVKKEILHMGSLAASMLRDVRRAFEENDPKMINEVTQTEKGVNEINRSITAYASEIWQKGLSSDLSTVLGSYVNGVGDIERIGDHATNLIELYEYKIDHGVEFSSLAMEEFRDMFDSVEDAVRLSLESLDEEDVAKAKEVDRLEDEVDRKEKTLRKNHITRLNRGECTPQGGVIFIDILSNLERVCDHAHNLSYIAVDISKLHR
- a CDS encoding MATE family efflux transporter codes for the protein MNKENSQYLRMTQMPVGSLVFSLAVPTIISMLVTAVYNLGDTYFVSKLGTSASGAVGIVFSLMAIIQAVGFTIGMGSGAQISRLLGAQKTDEANRVAASGLLAAAAFGTLLSVFGLLFLDGLMRLLGATETILPYARDYAAYILYAAPVMASSFLLNNILRAEGKARFAMVGLTTGGLLNLLLDPLFIFGFGMGIAGAAIATAISQCVSFCILLSWFLRGKTIVRLGAAGISKRPGTYLHILKNGLPSFCRQALASIATIALNVSAAVYGDAAVAAMSIVGRLFMFVFAVNLGIGQGYMPVVGYNYGAGLYDRVKAAFCFTLKVTGVLMTVAALAGFTAAPVLIRLFIRNDAEVVRIGAGALRAMCLAMPLVPLGVVCNMTFQSIGRSWTATALSLARQGIFFLPLILVLPGALGITGVQITQPLADGLTFLSCLPLTVWFLRDLRARQDTR